One window of the Phalacrocorax aristotelis chromosome 19, bGulAri2.1, whole genome shotgun sequence genome contains the following:
- the PLEKHM2 gene encoding pleckstrin homology domain-containing family M member 2 isoform X1, whose protein sequence is MEPAEVKDRILENISLSVKKLQSYFAACEDETPAIRNHDKVLQRLCEHLDHALLYGLQDLSSGYWVLVVHFTRREAIKQIEVLQHVATNLGRSRAWLYLALNENSLESYLRLFQENLSLLHKYYVKNALVCSHDHLTLFLTLVSGLEFIRFDLDLDAPYLDLAPYMPDYYKPQYLLDFEDRLPSSVHGSDSLSLNSFNSVTSTNLEWDDSAIAPSSEGAPCYPGSVGGAGVFRIGGQVFPFNQTPGFANINGSNITVSMGDYDFGDVFPAMQTMPSRDWEDGDLTDTLSCPRSTASEANGSKASVKSPTQRYNPFNEEKADVLSSTETTPVHTASQEKAEATPEGTDQSESCTELEVIRLAKKKKTGKKKKAKPEEPVNTPAPVVPETQQASGDSGVNGLSDREDPQRDDDPAGPAGEPSPSGQEEGRERSALSQMALRIPEMKDTSMESVGQPLSKVMDRLNGQLDPGGWNAPHEPPGQSFRTGTPGETPDGSSSGEFSKGISAPMDFYRFTVESPNTAAPGGGHHDTPGPCQPPHVSGSPEAPEEEESREGEAVGAVEESGGASDEPQTGQTETANPQPLHEPKKEQPSPSPSSAEDSGVEEGQGSPSELTHPSEFRVDNNHLLLLMIHVFRENEEQLFRMIRMSTGHMEGNLQLIYVLLTDCYVYLIRKGAAEKPYMVEEAVSYNELDYISVGLDQQTVTLVCTNRRKQFLLDTADVALTEFFLVSLKSAMIKGCREPPYPSILTDATMEKLALAKFVAQESKCEACDVVVRFYGLVHWEDPMDEALGPANTSYTSAENAVTKDGILHYKAGTSYLGKEQWKTCFVVLSNGILYQYPDRTDVTPLLSINMGGEQCGGCRRSNTTDRPHSFQVILTDRPSLELSAENEEDMADWMQYFCQAVSKGVIPQGVAPTPCVPCCLVLTDEKAFTCHEDCQTSFFRSLGTVELTDITAISTEAGKEYCILEFAQDRKQFLPPWVLYFSCTTELERFLSALNNAWRNIYQVDLLHKAILDAAVKKKCEDAQSLIDSAWQRSDSLCRGRAERDPWC, encoded by the exons ctgcagagctaCTTTGCTGCCTGTGAAGACGAGACGCCGGCCATCAGAAACCATGACAAGGTCCTGCAGCGGCTCTGCGAACATCTGGACCATGCTCTGCTCTATGG ccTGCAAGACCTTTCCTCGGGCTACTGGGTGCTGGTCGTTCACTTCACCCGCCGGGAAGCCATCAAACAGATAGAAGTGCTTCAGCACGTGGCCACCAACCTGGGACGCA GCCGGGCATGGCTGTACCTAGCACTCAACGAAAACTCCTTGGAGAGCTATTTGAGGCTGTTCCAGGAGAACCTAAGCCTGCTGCACAAGTACTATGTCAA GAACGCCCTGGTTTGCAGTCATGATCATCTGACCTTGTTCTTAACGCTGGTGTCTGGGCTGGAGTTCATCCGCTTTGACTTGGATCTG gatgCTCCTTACCTGGATCTGGCCCCATACATGCCAGATTACTACAAACCTCAGTACCTGCTAGACTTTGAGGACCgcctgcccagctctgtgcACGGCTCAGACAGCCTGTCCCTCAACTCCTTCAATTCGGTCACCTCCACCAACCTGGAATGGGACGACAGCGCTATTGCTCCATCCAGTGAAG GAGCACCTTGCTACCCTGGGAGTGTAGGTGGAGCTGGGGTTTTTAGGATCGGAGGACAAGTTTTTCCCTTTAATCAGACCCCTGGCTTTGCAAACATTAATGGGTCAAACATCACAGTGTCTATGGGAG ATTATGATTTTGGAGATGTCTTTCCAGCAATGCAGACCATGCCCAGCAGAGACTGGGAAG ATGGAGACCTCACGGACACGCTCAGCTGCCCACGCTCCACCGCCTCGGAGGCAAACGGCAGCAAGGCCTCTGTGAAGAGCCCAACGCAGCGCTACAACCCCTTCAACGAGGAGAAGGCCGATGTGCTGTCCTCCACCGAGACCACGCCAGTGCACACAGCTTcccaggagaaagcagaagccACCCCTGAGGGAACAGACCAGTCTGAGAGCTGCACAGAGCTGGAGGTCATCAG GTTAGCCAAGAAGAAGAAAACGggcaagaagaagaaagcaaagcctgAGGAGCCAGTGAACACCCCTGCGCCCGTAGTGCCTGAGACCCAGCAGGCCAGTGGGGACAGCGGTGTGAACGGGCTGAGTGACAGAGAAGACCCGCAGAGAGACGACGATCCCGCTGGCCCGGCTGGTGAGCCGAGCCCGAGCGGGCAGGAGGAGGGTCGCGAGCGCTCTGCCCTCAGCCAGATGGCTTTACGCATCCCTGAGATGAAGGACACGTCCATGGAGAGCGTGGGGCAGCCGCTGAGCAAGGTGATGGACAGGCTCAACGGGCAGCTGGACCCTGGTGGCTGGAATGCCCCCCATGAGCCCCCCGGGCAGTCCTTTCGGACTGGCACGCCAGGGGAGACCCCAGATGGATCGTCCTCTGGCGAGTTTAGCAAGGGGATTTCAGCCCCCATGGACTTCTACCGCTTTACCGTTGAGAGTCCAAACACTGCTGCACCAGGTGGTGGCCACCATGACACTCCAGGGCCTTGCCAACCGCCACATGTTTCTGGTAGCCCTGAGGCtcctgaagaggaagaaagcagagagggagaagcAGTTGGGGCAGTAGAGGAGTCTGGAGGGGCGAGTGATGAACCCCAAACTGGCCAGACAGAAACTGCCAACCCCCAGCCTCTCCATGAGCCAAAGAAGGAGCAGCCCAGCCCTTCCCCGAGCAGTGCCGAGGACTCTGGTGTggaggaagggcagggcagccctTCAGAGCTGACGCATCCCTCCGAGTTCAG GGTGGATAACAACCATCTGCTCTTGCTGATGATCCACGTCTTTCGGGAGAACGAGGAACAGTTGTTCAGG ATGATCCGAATGAGCACCGGGCACATGGAAGGGAACCTGCAGCTGATCTACGTGCTGCTGACAGATTGCTACGTGTACCTGATCCGGAAAG GGGCAGCAGAGAAGCCATACATGGTGGAGGAGGCCGTTTCCTATAACGAGCTGGACTACATTTCG GTTGGGCTGGATCAGCAGACGGTGACTCTGGTGTGCACCAATCGGAGGAAGCAGTTCCTGCTCGACACCGCAGATGTGGCTCTCACCGA GTTCTTCCTGGTATCCTTGAAGTCAGCCATGATCAAAGGGTGCCGGGAGCCCCCGTACCCCAGTATCCTCACGGATGCCACCATGGAGAAACTGGCGCTCGCAAAGTTCGTGGCCCAGGAGTCCAAGTGTGAG GCCTGCGATGTGGTTGTGCGTTTCTACGGCCTCGTTCACTGGGAAGACCCCATGGACGAGGCGCTGGGACCCGCCAACACTAGCTACACCTCTGCTGAAAACGCGGTCACCAAGGACGGCATCCTGCACTACAAGGCGGGGACCTCCTACCTGGGCAAGGAGCAGTGGAAGACCTGCTTCGTGGTGCTCAG CAACGGGATCTTGTACCAGTACCCGGACCGCACGGACGTCACTCCTCTGCTCTCCATCAACATGGG CGGCGAGCAGTGCGGGGGATGCCGGCGCTCCAACACCACCGACAGGCCCCACTCCTTCCAGGTGATCTTGACAGACCGGCCGTCCCTGGAGCTGAGTGCTGAGAATGAGGAAGACATGGCGGACTGGATGCAGTACTTCTGCCAGGCTGTCTCCAAAGGG GTGATTCCCCAGGGTGTTGCCCCTACGCCCTGCGTCCCCTGTTGCCTCGTGCTGACGGACGAGAAGGCTTTCACCTGCCACGAGGACTGCCAGACAAGCTTCTTCCGCTCGCTGGGCACCGTGGAGCTGACGGACATCACCGCCATCTCCACAGAGGCTGGCAAGGAGTACTGTATCTTG GAGTTTGCTCAGGATCGCAAGCAGTTCCTGCCCCCCTGGGTCCTCTATTTTAGTTGCACTACAGAACTGGAGAGGTTCCTCTCAGCGCTGAACAATGCGTGGAGGAACATCTACCAG GTTGACCTCCTGCACAAGGCCATTCTGGATGCTGCTGTCAAGAAGAAATGCGAGGACGCTCAGAGCCTCATCGACAGCGCCTGGCAGCGCAGCGACAGCCTCTGCCGCGGGCGAGCGGAGCGGGACCCCTGGTGTTAA
- the PLEKHM2 gene encoding pleckstrin homology domain-containing family M member 2 isoform X4, with translation MEPAEVKDRILENISLSVKKLQSYFAACEDETPAIRNHDKVLQRLCEHLDHALLYGLQDLSSGYWVLVVHFTRREAIKQIEVLQHVATNLGRSRAWLYLALNENSLESYLRLFQENLSLLHKYYVKNALVCSHDHLTLFLTLVSGLEFIRFDLDLDAPYLDLAPYMPDYYKPQYLLDFEDRLPSSVHGSDSLSLNSFNSVTSTNLEWDDSAIAPSSEDGDLTDTLSCPRSTASEANGSKASVKSPTQRYNPFNEEKADVLSSTETTPVHTASQEKAEATPEGTDQSESCTELEVIRLAKKKKTGKKKKAKPEEPVNTPAPVVPETQQASGDSGVNGLSDREDPQRDDDPAGPAGEPSPSGQEEGRERSALSQMALRIPEMKDTSMESVGQPLSKVMDRLNGQLDPGGWNAPHEPPGQSFRTGTPGETPDGSSSGEFSKGISAPMDFYRFTVESPNTAAPGGGHHDTPGPCQPPHVSGSPEAPEEEESREGEAVGAVEESGGASDEPQTGQTETANPQPLHEPKKEQPSPSPSSAEDSGVEEGQGSPSELTHPSEFRVDNNHLLLLMIHVFRENEEQLFRMIRMSTGHMEGNLQLIYVLLTDCYVYLIRKGAAEKPYMVEEAVSYNELDYISVGLDQQTVTLVCTNRRKQFLLDTADVALTEFFLVSLKSAMIKGCREPPYPSILTDATMEKLALAKFVAQESKCEACDVVVRFYGLVHWEDPMDEALGPANTSYTSAENAVTKDGILHYKAGTSYLGKEQWKTCFVVLSNGILYQYPDRTDVTPLLSINMGGEQCGGCRRSNTTDRPHSFQVILTDRPSLELSAENEEDMADWMQYFCQAVSKGVIPQGVAPTPCVPCCLVLTDEKAFTCHEDCQTSFFRSLGTVELTDITAISTEAGKEYCILEFAQDRKQFLPPWVLYFSCTTELERFLSALNNAWRNIYQVDLLHKAILDAAVKKKCEDAQSLIDSAWQRSDSLCRGRAERDPWC, from the exons ctgcagagctaCTTTGCTGCCTGTGAAGACGAGACGCCGGCCATCAGAAACCATGACAAGGTCCTGCAGCGGCTCTGCGAACATCTGGACCATGCTCTGCTCTATGG ccTGCAAGACCTTTCCTCGGGCTACTGGGTGCTGGTCGTTCACTTCACCCGCCGGGAAGCCATCAAACAGATAGAAGTGCTTCAGCACGTGGCCACCAACCTGGGACGCA GCCGGGCATGGCTGTACCTAGCACTCAACGAAAACTCCTTGGAGAGCTATTTGAGGCTGTTCCAGGAGAACCTAAGCCTGCTGCACAAGTACTATGTCAA GAACGCCCTGGTTTGCAGTCATGATCATCTGACCTTGTTCTTAACGCTGGTGTCTGGGCTGGAGTTCATCCGCTTTGACTTGGATCTG gatgCTCCTTACCTGGATCTGGCCCCATACATGCCAGATTACTACAAACCTCAGTACCTGCTAGACTTTGAGGACCgcctgcccagctctgtgcACGGCTCAGACAGCCTGTCCCTCAACTCCTTCAATTCGGTCACCTCCACCAACCTGGAATGGGACGACAGCGCTATTGCTCCATCCAGTGAAG ATGGAGACCTCACGGACACGCTCAGCTGCCCACGCTCCACCGCCTCGGAGGCAAACGGCAGCAAGGCCTCTGTGAAGAGCCCAACGCAGCGCTACAACCCCTTCAACGAGGAGAAGGCCGATGTGCTGTCCTCCACCGAGACCACGCCAGTGCACACAGCTTcccaggagaaagcagaagccACCCCTGAGGGAACAGACCAGTCTGAGAGCTGCACAGAGCTGGAGGTCATCAG GTTAGCCAAGAAGAAGAAAACGggcaagaagaagaaagcaaagcctgAGGAGCCAGTGAACACCCCTGCGCCCGTAGTGCCTGAGACCCAGCAGGCCAGTGGGGACAGCGGTGTGAACGGGCTGAGTGACAGAGAAGACCCGCAGAGAGACGACGATCCCGCTGGCCCGGCTGGTGAGCCGAGCCCGAGCGGGCAGGAGGAGGGTCGCGAGCGCTCTGCCCTCAGCCAGATGGCTTTACGCATCCCTGAGATGAAGGACACGTCCATGGAGAGCGTGGGGCAGCCGCTGAGCAAGGTGATGGACAGGCTCAACGGGCAGCTGGACCCTGGTGGCTGGAATGCCCCCCATGAGCCCCCCGGGCAGTCCTTTCGGACTGGCACGCCAGGGGAGACCCCAGATGGATCGTCCTCTGGCGAGTTTAGCAAGGGGATTTCAGCCCCCATGGACTTCTACCGCTTTACCGTTGAGAGTCCAAACACTGCTGCACCAGGTGGTGGCCACCATGACACTCCAGGGCCTTGCCAACCGCCACATGTTTCTGGTAGCCCTGAGGCtcctgaagaggaagaaagcagagagggagaagcAGTTGGGGCAGTAGAGGAGTCTGGAGGGGCGAGTGATGAACCCCAAACTGGCCAGACAGAAACTGCCAACCCCCAGCCTCTCCATGAGCCAAAGAAGGAGCAGCCCAGCCCTTCCCCGAGCAGTGCCGAGGACTCTGGTGTggaggaagggcagggcagccctTCAGAGCTGACGCATCCCTCCGAGTTCAG GGTGGATAACAACCATCTGCTCTTGCTGATGATCCACGTCTTTCGGGAGAACGAGGAACAGTTGTTCAGG ATGATCCGAATGAGCACCGGGCACATGGAAGGGAACCTGCAGCTGATCTACGTGCTGCTGACAGATTGCTACGTGTACCTGATCCGGAAAG GGGCAGCAGAGAAGCCATACATGGTGGAGGAGGCCGTTTCCTATAACGAGCTGGACTACATTTCG GTTGGGCTGGATCAGCAGACGGTGACTCTGGTGTGCACCAATCGGAGGAAGCAGTTCCTGCTCGACACCGCAGATGTGGCTCTCACCGA GTTCTTCCTGGTATCCTTGAAGTCAGCCATGATCAAAGGGTGCCGGGAGCCCCCGTACCCCAGTATCCTCACGGATGCCACCATGGAGAAACTGGCGCTCGCAAAGTTCGTGGCCCAGGAGTCCAAGTGTGAG GCCTGCGATGTGGTTGTGCGTTTCTACGGCCTCGTTCACTGGGAAGACCCCATGGACGAGGCGCTGGGACCCGCCAACACTAGCTACACCTCTGCTGAAAACGCGGTCACCAAGGACGGCATCCTGCACTACAAGGCGGGGACCTCCTACCTGGGCAAGGAGCAGTGGAAGACCTGCTTCGTGGTGCTCAG CAACGGGATCTTGTACCAGTACCCGGACCGCACGGACGTCACTCCTCTGCTCTCCATCAACATGGG CGGCGAGCAGTGCGGGGGATGCCGGCGCTCCAACACCACCGACAGGCCCCACTCCTTCCAGGTGATCTTGACAGACCGGCCGTCCCTGGAGCTGAGTGCTGAGAATGAGGAAGACATGGCGGACTGGATGCAGTACTTCTGCCAGGCTGTCTCCAAAGGG GTGATTCCCCAGGGTGTTGCCCCTACGCCCTGCGTCCCCTGTTGCCTCGTGCTGACGGACGAGAAGGCTTTCACCTGCCACGAGGACTGCCAGACAAGCTTCTTCCGCTCGCTGGGCACCGTGGAGCTGACGGACATCACCGCCATCTCCACAGAGGCTGGCAAGGAGTACTGTATCTTG GAGTTTGCTCAGGATCGCAAGCAGTTCCTGCCCCCCTGGGTCCTCTATTTTAGTTGCACTACAGAACTGGAGAGGTTCCTCTCAGCGCTGAACAATGCGTGGAGGAACATCTACCAG GTTGACCTCCTGCACAAGGCCATTCTGGATGCTGCTGTCAAGAAGAAATGCGAGGACGCTCAGAGCCTCATCGACAGCGCCTGGCAGCGCAGCGACAGCCTCTGCCGCGGGCGAGCGGAGCGGGACCCCTGGTGTTAA
- the PLEKHM2 gene encoding pleckstrin homology domain-containing family M member 2 isoform X2: MEPAEVKDRILENISLSVKKLQSYFAACEDETPAIRNHDKVLQRLCEHLDHALLYGLQDLSSGYWVLVVHFTRREAIKQIEVLQHVATNLGRSRAWLYLALNENSLESYLRLFQENLSLLHKYYVKNALVCSHDHLTLFLTLVSGLEFIRFDLDLDAPYLDLAPYMPDYYKPQYLLDFEDRLPSSVHGSDSLSLNSFNSVTSTNLEWDDSAIAPSSEDYDFGDVFPAMQTMPSRDWEDGDLTDTLSCPRSTASEANGSKASVKSPTQRYNPFNEEKADVLSSTETTPVHTASQEKAEATPEGTDQSESCTELEVIRLAKKKKTGKKKKAKPEEPVNTPAPVVPETQQASGDSGVNGLSDREDPQRDDDPAGPAGEPSPSGQEEGRERSALSQMALRIPEMKDTSMESVGQPLSKVMDRLNGQLDPGGWNAPHEPPGQSFRTGTPGETPDGSSSGEFSKGISAPMDFYRFTVESPNTAAPGGGHHDTPGPCQPPHVSGSPEAPEEEESREGEAVGAVEESGGASDEPQTGQTETANPQPLHEPKKEQPSPSPSSAEDSGVEEGQGSPSELTHPSEFRVDNNHLLLLMIHVFRENEEQLFRMIRMSTGHMEGNLQLIYVLLTDCYVYLIRKGAAEKPYMVEEAVSYNELDYISVGLDQQTVTLVCTNRRKQFLLDTADVALTEFFLVSLKSAMIKGCREPPYPSILTDATMEKLALAKFVAQESKCEACDVVVRFYGLVHWEDPMDEALGPANTSYTSAENAVTKDGILHYKAGTSYLGKEQWKTCFVVLSNGILYQYPDRTDVTPLLSINMGGEQCGGCRRSNTTDRPHSFQVILTDRPSLELSAENEEDMADWMQYFCQAVSKGVIPQGVAPTPCVPCCLVLTDEKAFTCHEDCQTSFFRSLGTVELTDITAISTEAGKEYCILEFAQDRKQFLPPWVLYFSCTTELERFLSALNNAWRNIYQVDLLHKAILDAAVKKKCEDAQSLIDSAWQRSDSLCRGRAERDPWC; encoded by the exons ctgcagagctaCTTTGCTGCCTGTGAAGACGAGACGCCGGCCATCAGAAACCATGACAAGGTCCTGCAGCGGCTCTGCGAACATCTGGACCATGCTCTGCTCTATGG ccTGCAAGACCTTTCCTCGGGCTACTGGGTGCTGGTCGTTCACTTCACCCGCCGGGAAGCCATCAAACAGATAGAAGTGCTTCAGCACGTGGCCACCAACCTGGGACGCA GCCGGGCATGGCTGTACCTAGCACTCAACGAAAACTCCTTGGAGAGCTATTTGAGGCTGTTCCAGGAGAACCTAAGCCTGCTGCACAAGTACTATGTCAA GAACGCCCTGGTTTGCAGTCATGATCATCTGACCTTGTTCTTAACGCTGGTGTCTGGGCTGGAGTTCATCCGCTTTGACTTGGATCTG gatgCTCCTTACCTGGATCTGGCCCCATACATGCCAGATTACTACAAACCTCAGTACCTGCTAGACTTTGAGGACCgcctgcccagctctgtgcACGGCTCAGACAGCCTGTCCCTCAACTCCTTCAATTCGGTCACCTCCACCAACCTGGAATGGGACGACAGCGCTATTGCTCCATCCAGTGAAG ATTATGATTTTGGAGATGTCTTTCCAGCAATGCAGACCATGCCCAGCAGAGACTGGGAAG ATGGAGACCTCACGGACACGCTCAGCTGCCCACGCTCCACCGCCTCGGAGGCAAACGGCAGCAAGGCCTCTGTGAAGAGCCCAACGCAGCGCTACAACCCCTTCAACGAGGAGAAGGCCGATGTGCTGTCCTCCACCGAGACCACGCCAGTGCACACAGCTTcccaggagaaagcagaagccACCCCTGAGGGAACAGACCAGTCTGAGAGCTGCACAGAGCTGGAGGTCATCAG GTTAGCCAAGAAGAAGAAAACGggcaagaagaagaaagcaaagcctgAGGAGCCAGTGAACACCCCTGCGCCCGTAGTGCCTGAGACCCAGCAGGCCAGTGGGGACAGCGGTGTGAACGGGCTGAGTGACAGAGAAGACCCGCAGAGAGACGACGATCCCGCTGGCCCGGCTGGTGAGCCGAGCCCGAGCGGGCAGGAGGAGGGTCGCGAGCGCTCTGCCCTCAGCCAGATGGCTTTACGCATCCCTGAGATGAAGGACACGTCCATGGAGAGCGTGGGGCAGCCGCTGAGCAAGGTGATGGACAGGCTCAACGGGCAGCTGGACCCTGGTGGCTGGAATGCCCCCCATGAGCCCCCCGGGCAGTCCTTTCGGACTGGCACGCCAGGGGAGACCCCAGATGGATCGTCCTCTGGCGAGTTTAGCAAGGGGATTTCAGCCCCCATGGACTTCTACCGCTTTACCGTTGAGAGTCCAAACACTGCTGCACCAGGTGGTGGCCACCATGACACTCCAGGGCCTTGCCAACCGCCACATGTTTCTGGTAGCCCTGAGGCtcctgaagaggaagaaagcagagagggagaagcAGTTGGGGCAGTAGAGGAGTCTGGAGGGGCGAGTGATGAACCCCAAACTGGCCAGACAGAAACTGCCAACCCCCAGCCTCTCCATGAGCCAAAGAAGGAGCAGCCCAGCCCTTCCCCGAGCAGTGCCGAGGACTCTGGTGTggaggaagggcagggcagccctTCAGAGCTGACGCATCCCTCCGAGTTCAG GGTGGATAACAACCATCTGCTCTTGCTGATGATCCACGTCTTTCGGGAGAACGAGGAACAGTTGTTCAGG ATGATCCGAATGAGCACCGGGCACATGGAAGGGAACCTGCAGCTGATCTACGTGCTGCTGACAGATTGCTACGTGTACCTGATCCGGAAAG GGGCAGCAGAGAAGCCATACATGGTGGAGGAGGCCGTTTCCTATAACGAGCTGGACTACATTTCG GTTGGGCTGGATCAGCAGACGGTGACTCTGGTGTGCACCAATCGGAGGAAGCAGTTCCTGCTCGACACCGCAGATGTGGCTCTCACCGA GTTCTTCCTGGTATCCTTGAAGTCAGCCATGATCAAAGGGTGCCGGGAGCCCCCGTACCCCAGTATCCTCACGGATGCCACCATGGAGAAACTGGCGCTCGCAAAGTTCGTGGCCCAGGAGTCCAAGTGTGAG GCCTGCGATGTGGTTGTGCGTTTCTACGGCCTCGTTCACTGGGAAGACCCCATGGACGAGGCGCTGGGACCCGCCAACACTAGCTACACCTCTGCTGAAAACGCGGTCACCAAGGACGGCATCCTGCACTACAAGGCGGGGACCTCCTACCTGGGCAAGGAGCAGTGGAAGACCTGCTTCGTGGTGCTCAG CAACGGGATCTTGTACCAGTACCCGGACCGCACGGACGTCACTCCTCTGCTCTCCATCAACATGGG CGGCGAGCAGTGCGGGGGATGCCGGCGCTCCAACACCACCGACAGGCCCCACTCCTTCCAGGTGATCTTGACAGACCGGCCGTCCCTGGAGCTGAGTGCTGAGAATGAGGAAGACATGGCGGACTGGATGCAGTACTTCTGCCAGGCTGTCTCCAAAGGG GTGATTCCCCAGGGTGTTGCCCCTACGCCCTGCGTCCCCTGTTGCCTCGTGCTGACGGACGAGAAGGCTTTCACCTGCCACGAGGACTGCCAGACAAGCTTCTTCCGCTCGCTGGGCACCGTGGAGCTGACGGACATCACCGCCATCTCCACAGAGGCTGGCAAGGAGTACTGTATCTTG GAGTTTGCTCAGGATCGCAAGCAGTTCCTGCCCCCCTGGGTCCTCTATTTTAGTTGCACTACAGAACTGGAGAGGTTCCTCTCAGCGCTGAACAATGCGTGGAGGAACATCTACCAG GTTGACCTCCTGCACAAGGCCATTCTGGATGCTGCTGTCAAGAAGAAATGCGAGGACGCTCAGAGCCTCATCGACAGCGCCTGGCAGCGCAGCGACAGCCTCTGCCGCGGGCGAGCGGAGCGGGACCCCTGGTGTTAA